Proteins encoded within one genomic window of Euzebyales bacterium:
- a CDS encoding Xaa-Pro peptidase family protein: MADRIRRSVEQTADAVATAAGPLHHLALGPGPALTAEWVAAGLELPDLRAMRRYRLDRILAQLHRLDYAGIIVMDPMNIRYATDTTNMQVWVMHNGARYAWVGADGHTVLWEFANCEFFAGHNDLIDEVRPAISATYFQAGPRYEEQARRWASELLDVMGHRPGATTRIAVDQCHLHAHEALTGAGVVVGNGQEVMEHARMIKSADEIDAMRCAVHACETTMAELRSVLRPEMTEREVWAELHAGNIRRAGEWIETQILSSGPRTNPWMQEASSRVIEPGDLVAYDTDLVGAYGMMVDISRTWRCGGGPPSAAQRHVHALALEQVLRNVELLTPGRTFRELTFDAWTPPVDAYRHYSVLFHGVGQCDEYPEIYFPHDWDAWGTDGVVEPGMVFTVEAYVGPRSGGEGVKLENQVLITEHGPELLTSFPLALSD, from the coding sequence ATGGCCGACAGGATCAGGCGCAGCGTCGAGCAGACGGCGGACGCGGTCGCGACGGCGGCCGGACCACTGCACCACCTGGCGCTCGGACCGGGTCCGGCTCTGACCGCCGAGTGGGTAGCGGCCGGCCTGGAGCTGCCCGATCTCCGGGCGATGCGGCGGTACCGCCTCGACCGGATCCTCGCCCAGCTGCATCGCCTGGACTACGCCGGGATCATCGTGATGGACCCGATGAACATCCGCTACGCCACCGACACGACGAACATGCAGGTGTGGGTGATGCACAACGGCGCCCGCTACGCCTGGGTCGGGGCCGACGGCCACACGGTGCTGTGGGAGTTCGCCAACTGCGAGTTCTTCGCGGGCCACAACGACCTGATCGACGAGGTCCGCCCGGCGATCTCGGCGACCTACTTCCAGGCGGGCCCACGGTACGAGGAGCAGGCGCGGCGGTGGGCGTCGGAGCTGCTCGACGTCATGGGGCACCGGCCCGGAGCGACGACGCGGATCGCGGTCGACCAGTGCCACCTGCACGCGCACGAGGCGTTGACCGGGGCCGGCGTCGTGGTCGGCAACGGCCAGGAGGTGATGGAGCACGCCCGGATGATCAAGAGCGCCGACGAGATCGACGCGATGCGCTGTGCCGTGCACGCGTGCGAGACCACCATGGCCGAGCTGCGGTCGGTGCTGCGGCCGGAGATGACAGAGCGGGAGGTCTGGGCCGAGCTGCATGCCGGCAACATCAGACGGGCGGGGGAGTGGATCGAGACCCAGATCCTGTCGTCGGGACCGCGCACCAATCCCTGGATGCAGGAGGCGAGCAGCCGCGTCATCGAGCCGGGCGATCTCGTGGCCTACGACACCGACCTCGTCGGCGCGTACGGGATGATGGTCGACATCTCACGTACCTGGAGGTGCGGCGGAGGACCACCTTCGGCGGCGCAGCGCCACGTCCACGCGTTGGCGCTCGAACAGGTGCTGCGCAACGTCGAGCTGCTGACCCCGGGCCGGACGTTCCGCGAGCTGACGTTCGACGCCTGGACCCCGCCGGTCGACGCGTACCGCCACTACAGCGTGCTGTTCCACGGCGTCGGGCAGTGCGACGAGTACCCCGAGATCTACTTTCCGCACGACTGGGACGCGTGGGGGACCGACGGCGTCGTCGAGCCGGGCATGGTGTTCACCGTCGAGGCCTATGTCGGCCCCCGTTCGGGCGGCGAGGGTGTCAAGCTCGAGAACCAGGTGCTGATCACCGAGCACGGCCCCGAGCTGCTGACCAGCTTCCCCCTCGCGCTGTCCGATTGA
- a CDS encoding ring-opening amidohydrolase, whose translation MRYGADLTVSLALEVRSTMAVIARKVVLENVQDASGMDQLITDGVFTADQVIAVIGKTEGNGGVNDFTRILADQAFRGVLMEHGTRPLGDVRQIPMVWSGGCDGVITPHATVFARNDQAGPDDEARLAVGIAMSDVILPEDIGRRAMVSKVADGVRKAMEIAGITDPSDVHYVQTKTPLLTTETINEARSRGATVFSEDIHQSMDMSNGTTGLGIAVGLGEIEMPRADAIGRDLELYSSVASCSSGVELDRAQIVLVGNAPGAGGDLRIGHSVMDDALDVDGIYDAIRSAGLDLPERPHPSDLGDRLVNVFLKCEADPTAKLHGRRQIMLDDSDVHWHRHAKGAVGGVTAAAVGDPAVFVSVGAQHQGPPGGGPVAAIVHVA comes from the coding sequence ATGCGTTACGGTGCCGACCTGACCGTCTCCCTCGCGCTGGAGGTCCGTTCGACGATGGCAGTCATCGCGCGCAAGGTGGTGCTCGAGAACGTCCAGGACGCGTCGGGCATGGACCAGCTCATCACCGACGGCGTCTTCACCGCCGACCAGGTGATCGCCGTGATCGGCAAGACCGAGGGCAACGGCGGCGTCAACGACTTCACGCGGATCCTGGCCGACCAGGCGTTCCGCGGCGTGCTCATGGAGCACGGCACCCGTCCACTCGGCGACGTCCGGCAGATCCCGATGGTCTGGTCCGGTGGGTGCGACGGCGTGATAACGCCGCACGCCACCGTGTTCGCGCGCAACGACCAGGCCGGGCCCGACGACGAGGCGCGGCTGGCCGTTGGCATCGCGATGAGCGATGTGATCCTGCCGGAGGACATCGGACGCCGCGCGATGGTCTCCAAGGTGGCCGACGGCGTGCGCAAGGCGATGGAGATCGCGGGCATCACGGACCCGTCGGACGTCCACTACGTCCAGACCAAGACGCCGCTGCTGACGACGGAGACGATCAACGAGGCCAGGTCGCGCGGTGCGACCGTGTTCAGCGAGGACATCCACCAGTCCATGGACATGTCCAACGGCACCACGGGGCTGGGGATCGCCGTCGGGCTCGGCGAGATCGAGATGCCCCGTGCCGACGCGATCGGTCGCGACCTCGAGCTGTACTCGTCGGTCGCGTCGTGCTCTTCGGGCGTCGAGCTCGACCGCGCTCAGATCGTGCTCGTCGGCAACGCTCCCGGCGCCGGCGGGGACCTGCGGATCGGGCACAGCGTGATGGACGACGCGCTGGACGTCGACGGCATCTACGACGCGATCCGCTCCGCCGGCCTGGATCTGCCCGAGCGCCCGCACCCGTCGGACCTGGGCGACCGGCTGGTCAACGTGTTCCTCAAGTGCGAGGCCGATCCCACCGCGAAGCTGCATGGGCGGCGCCAGATCATGCTGGACGACTCCGACGTCCACTGGCACCGGCACGCCAAGGGCGCCGTGGGCGGGGTGACGGCTGCCGCGGTGGGCGACCCCGCCGTGTTCGTCTCGGTCGGTGCGCAGCACCAGGGGCCGCCGGGGGGCGGGCCCGTGGCTGCGATCGTCCACGTCGCCTAG